The sequence GCCAACAACATTTTTCTTTCATGGAGGAGAAGCCGTAACGCAGCAACGCCATCATACGATCACGGCCTCGCGAAGAAAAGATGCGGCTGGGTTACGGTTTCAAGCTCTCCATGAAACTTTTGAACTCCTGCGACTTCTCCAGCAGCTCGCCGCCGACGGCAATCAAATTGTCCACCTGCTGGCGTTCGAGCTTGAACGAGGTCGGCAGTGAGAGAAAGTAGTCGCGCCGCTGCGGGTTTTCCGCCAGGCTCTCGAAGTTGATATCGACGACGAAGGGCTCGAGATCGCCCCCCGCGAGACGGTCGAGCGGCTTGGCCGACGGGCACGCTTTGAGTTTGCCCTGGCAATCGTCGATGGTGCGCTGAGTCTGCAGGCGCCCGTCGCGCAGCTCTTTCATCATCTCAATGGTCTCAAACGTGTAGTTGTCCATGCTGATCGTGGCGACTTTGTAGGCGACCGTAGCGATACCGGGCGGACTCTCCCTCTTGTCCAAGTCCTCCGGCGGCTGGGTTCCGGCGTTGACGACTACGATGACGAGACGCTTGATCTTATCGTTGTTGATCAGCCGCCGAATCGTTCCCCGGCGAAAGCTGTCGGAAATAAAGCGCACGCCCAGGTTGTCGGCCAGGCCGCCGTCCATCAGATGGACGTAGGGATGGTTTTCCTTGTCTTCGTAGAGAACCTGGTTCTTGGCCCATTCGTAGCGCCGGCGGTTTCTTTCGAAGTCTTGCAAGGCGTTCTTGAATTCCAGCGGCGTCTGATAGTTCTCCGGCTTGGGCTGGTTTTTCAAGCTCAAGGGACTCAGCAGAAACGGAAACGCCGACGACGCGGCCACCGCGCGGGCGATGGGATAGCCGGCGAGATCCGAGCCGAGACGGTCGAACTGGTCCTGGGTGAATTCGAAGCGCTCGCCCAGCGCCAGGTTGGTCGCGTTGAGAATCAAGAACGGCCTTCGATTGGAGGCGAGCAGCTCGGCGAAAGTTTGTTTCTCGAAGACGGTATCGTGGTAAAGCTCGGCGGCCAGATCAATGCGGCTGAAATAGGGCGACAGGATGCGGGCGAGATTGATGGGATTGAACAATTTTGAGATCAGCTCCTTCTGGATGTTGCGGTAGAGAAACTTATCGGGAAATTCGCTAAACACGCGCCCGCGAAAGAGCGCGTAATAAGCCGCGGTAAACGATCCGCCCGAGACCGACGAGATGCAGTCCACTTCGTCCAACAGGCTTTTTTGCTTCCCTTCCCACTCGATCTTGATCTCGGCGAGCTTTTTCAGCACGCCGTAAGATAGAGCGGCGGCGCGCGTCCCGCCGCCGGAAAAGGCAAGACAAACGAAGATCGAATCGGTGTTCTGCCCGTCGGCGCTGAATCGGGAGAAGCGATAGCCCGCCGTATCGTCGTACTTCTTGAGCTCATCGTTCAGTGGGTAGCGGGCGCACGACGCCAGCCACGCCGCAACAAAGAGCGCAACGAAGCGTTTAAACTTTTGCAAAGATCACCTCCTTGGGACTCAGCGGTCCGGTCTCGTTCGGGTCCAAAACCACCTGACACTGCGCCGGATTGCAATCCGGCGGCGGAGCGAGCGAGACGGTGTAGGTCCCGGCCTCTATTTGGATGACGACGTTGGTTGTTCCATTAGGGTTTCCGTCGATCAAGACGCCCCGACCGTTGTCCGGAAAAATGACCTTCAGGTGTTCCATAAACTCTCCCTCGTGTTAAACATTTTTACCCGTCATCGCGTCGGTTTGGCGTCCGCGAGGATCACATCGGCCGCTTTTTCGCCGATCATATAAACCGCGCTGACGATGAAAAAGCCCGGAATGCGCGGGAATACCGACGCGTCCACGACGCGGAGGCCCTTGGTGCCGTGGACGCGAAAGTCGCCGCTGAGCACGCCGCCGCTCTCGCGCGGCCCGATCTGACAGGTGCAGGCGGCGTGATGCCCCCAGGCGTTGTCGCGCACGAATTTTTGCAGCTCCTCCTCCGATTGGACTTTTTCGCCCGGCAGCTCTTCCGCGGCGATCCATCCGCGCTCTTTGAGACGAGCGGTCATGGCGCGCGCGAACTTGACGCCTTCGACGACGGCTCTCAGATCTTCTCCGTTTCGATCGCTGCCCTCTTCGAAATAATGAAAGTTGACGCAAGGCGGATCGCGGGGATCACCGGAGCGCAGCTTTACGGTTCCCCCGCGATTGAGCGTATGCGCCTTCAAGACGACCCAGCTAAGATAATTATGGTTGCGCGCGATGAGCTTCGAGTATCCGGGAAAATAGCCCTCGAACCTTGCCAGCAGGCCGAGGCAGAAGAGATCGGGGAGCGGCTGAGACGGGGTCGATTTTCTGGCCACGACGAGGATGCCGCCGTTGGTGATATACACGCCGTCCTTTTCGTCTTTCCATTCTTGATACTGCGGATCTCCGCTTTCGAATTTGGCGCCGGCCATGATTTTCCAGTCGTCCTTCATTCGGTTGACGACGCTCACTTCGTACCGGTCCTGAAGATTGGTCCCGACTCCCGGCAGCGGCACGAGCACGTCGATGCCGTGCCGCCGCAACTCTTCCTCCGGCCCGATGCCCGACAACATGAGGAGCTGCGGCGTGTTGAACGCGCCGCCGCACAAAATAATCTCGCGTGAGACGAATGCCCGGCGCGTTTCTCCGGGCTCGCCGCTCGGGTTCGCGCCCGCGCGGTACAAGCGCTCGCCTTTCAAGTACTCGACGCCGACCGCGCGCTTGTCCTTATCGAAAAGCACGCGGGCGACGAGCGCGTTCAGCTCGATCGTGAGCTTATCGCGATGTGTCCAGACCACGTCAAGAAGGCGTTCGCGGCTCCCGCCGCGCATGTGCCCGCGCGTGGTGAGGGGCGCATAGCGCAGGCCGGAGGCGTTTTGTTTTATCAGGCGCCAGTCGTTGGGGTCGGCCTGGGATTGAACAAACCAGCGAAGGCGCTCGCGCCAATGGCTGTCGCTTTTGCAAGCCGCCTGCGCCGATTTGAGGATGACGCGCCTAAGATTGCGGCTTTTGAGCGCCGCCAGAGGTACCGCTTTCTCGGCGGAAAGCCAGCCGTTAAAACCGTGGCGCGTGAGATTCAGGCGGAAGAGATTTTTCAGCCACCGATAGACCGGCCGGTGGCGGCATTCCTCCAGGCGCTCGAAGTACGCGCGCATGCTCGCCGCCTTCCAGGACGGGTCGCCGGTCAGCCGCGCAATGGAGTCCCAGTCGTCGTTGTGGGGATAGACGAAGATAAGCGCGTTGTGCGCCGTGCAGCCTCCCAGGGTTCCGGCCCTGGGATAGAGAACTCCGTCGCGCTCCGGGGTGAATTTTATATCTCGCCGTTGCCTGTCGGAGTCGGCGTA is a genomic window of Candidatus Binatia bacterium containing:
- a CDS encoding PEGA domain-containing protein, translated to MEHLKVIFPDNGRGVLIDGNPNGTTNVVIQIEAGTYTVSLAPPPDCNPAQCQVVLDPNETGPLSPKEVIFAKV
- a CDS encoding patatin-like phospholipase family protein, which gives rise to MQKFKRFVALFVAAWLASCARYPLNDELKKYDDTAGYRFSRFSADGQNTDSIFVCLAFSGGGTRAAALSYGVLKKLAEIKIEWEGKQKSLLDEVDCISSVSGGSFTAAYYALFRGRVFSEFPDKFLYRNIQKELISKLFNPINLARILSPYFSRIDLAAELYHDTVFEKQTFAELLASNRRPFLILNATNLALGERFEFTQDQFDRLGSDLAGYPIARAVAASSAFPFLLSPLSLKNQPKPENYQTPLEFKNALQDFERNRRRYEWAKNQVLYEDKENHPYVHLMDGGLADNLGVRFISDSFRRGTIRRLINNDKIKRLVIVVVNAGTQPPEDLDKRESPPGIATVAYKVATISMDNYTFETIEMMKELRDGRLQTQRTIDDCQGKLKACPSAKPLDRLAGGDLEPFVVDINFESLAENPQRRDYFLSLPTSFKLERQQVDNLIAVGGELLEKSQEFKSFMESLKP
- a CDS encoding GMC family oxidoreductase, whose translation is MEAAGNRPAQHEYIVVGSGAGGGTLAARLAEGGHTVLLIEAGGDPGKLADSRLPDDYDVPAFHPFASENEAMSWNFFVRHYADSDRQRRDIKFTPERDGVLYPRAGTLGGCTAHNALIFVYPHNDDWDSIARLTGDPSWKAASMRAYFERLEECRHRPVYRWLKNLFRLNLTRHGFNGWLSAEKAVPLAALKSRNLRRVILKSAQAACKSDSHWRERLRWFVQSQADPNDWRLIKQNASGLRYAPLTTRGHMRGGSRERLLDVVWTHRDKLTIELNALVARVLFDKDKRAVGVEYLKGERLYRAGANPSGEPGETRRAFVSREIILCGGAFNTPQLLMLSGIGPEEELRRHGIDVLVPLPGVGTNLQDRYEVSVVNRMKDDWKIMAGAKFESGDPQYQEWKDEKDGVYITNGGILVVARKSTPSQPLPDLFCLGLLARFEGYFPGYSKLIARNHNYLSWVVLKAHTLNRGGTVKLRSGDPRDPPCVNFHYFEEGSDRNGEDLRAVVEGVKFARAMTARLKERGWIAAEELPGEKVQSEEELQKFVRDNAWGHHAACTCQIGPRESGGVLSGDFRVHGTKGLRVVDASVFPRIPGFFIVSAVYMIGEKAADVILADAKPTR